Genomic window (Blattabacterium cuenoti):
TTATTTTAATATGGTGGAAGTAAAGATTAAACCTTTGGCAGATCGTGTTCTTGTGCAACCTGATCCTGCTGAAACAAAAACCGCTTCAGGTATTATTATTCCTGATACAGCAAAAGAAAAACCACAAAAAGGGACTATAATAGCAGTAGGTCAAGGAAAAAAAGATGAACCTATGAATCTAAAAGAAGGGGATCGAGTTTTGTACGGTAAATATTCTGGAACAGAATTAAAATGGGAAGGAGAAGAATATCTTATTATGCGAGAATCTGATGTTATAGCTATCATATGATTCATATTTTACTTTATTAAATCAGGAAAATTTATTAAAATTTAAAAAATTATGGCAAAAGATATTAAATTTGATATTGAAGCGAGAGATAAATTAAAAAAAGGAGTAGATGCATTGGCGAATGCAGTTAAGGTCACTTTAGGTCCAAAAGGTCGTAACGTTGTGTTACAAAAATCCTTTGGAGGCCCTCAAGTAACTAAAGATGGAGTTACTGTAGCTAAAGAAATAGAATTGGAAGATTCTATAGAAAATCTTGGAGCGCAAATGGTGAAAGAAGTAGCTTCTAAAACTAATGATGTAGCTGGAGATGGAACTACTACTGCTACTGTGTTGGCTCAGGCTATTGTTAGGGAAGGATTAAAAAATGTGGCAGCTGGAGCAAATCCTATGGATTTGAAAAGAGGAATAGATAAAGCTTTAGAAGTAGTAATTTTAGACTTAAAAAGACAATCTAGAGAAGTTGGAGGAAATACAGAAAAAATAAAACAAGTAGCTTCTATTTCTGCAAATAATGATGAAAAAACTGGAGCTTTGATCGCCGATGCTTTTGAAAAAGTGGGAAAAGAAGGAGTTATTACGGTTGAAGAAGCAAAAGGAACAGATACATCTGTAGATGTAGTTGAAGGGATGCAATTTGATAGAGGATATCAGTCTCCATATTTTGTGACCAATACTGAGAAAATGATAACAGAATTTGATCAACCTCAAATTTTATTATCTGATAAAAAAATAGCAGCAATGAAAGATTTGTTGCCTATATTAGAACCTGTCGCTCAATCCGGTAAACCTTTATTAATTATTTCTGAAGAAGTAGAAGGAGAAGCTTTAGCTACATTAGTAGTTAATAAAATACGAGGTACTTTAAAAGTTGCAGCTATTAAAGCTCCTGGTTTTGGAGATAGAAGAAAAGCAATGTTAGAAGATATTGCTATCTTGACAGGAGGTTCCGTTATCTCTGAGGAAACAGGAAGTAAATTAGAGGATGTTAAATTAAATATGCTAGGAAAAGCAGAAAGAGTTATTATAGATAAAGATAATACTACTATAGTCAATGGAGGTGGAAATAAAAAAGATATAAGAGCACGTGTAGATCAAATTAAATCTCAAATAGAATCTACAACATCCGATTATGATAAGGAGAAGCTACAAGAACGTCTTGCTAAATTAGCCGGTGGGGTAGCAGTTCTTTATGTTGGTGCAGCATCTGAAGTTGAAATGAAAGAAAAAAAAGATCGTGTAGATGATGCTTTAAATGCAACTAGGGCTGCAGTAGAAGAAGGAATAGTAGCAGGAGGTGGAGTAGCTTTAGTTCGTGCTATAAAATCTTTAGATCATACAACAGGAGATAATTCAGATCAAGATACTGGAATACAAATAGTTAGAAGATCTCTTGAAGAACCTTTACGTCAAATTGTAGCTAATGCAGGTGGAGAAGGTTCTGTAGTTGTTGCTAAAGTAGCAGAAGGAAAAGGCGATTTTGGATATGATGCTAAAATTGGTGAATATAAAAATATGATAGAAGAAGGAATTATAGACCCTACAAAAGTAGCTAGGGTTGCATTAGAAAATGCAGCTTCTGTATCAGGAATGTTATTAACTACTGAATGTGTTGTTACAGAAATAAAGAAAGACGAATCTAGTGTTACACCTCCAATGCCAGGAGCTGGAGGAGGTGGTATGGGAGGAATGATGTAATTTTATATTAATGTTAAAAAAAAATAGTGTCTTATCAGACACTATTTTTTTGATTAATTTAAAACCAATTTTTCTGAATTTTCAAAGTTTGTTCAATAACATCTCTTACACATCCTTTTCCTCCTTTTTTTGGTGAAATATATTTAGAAATATCTTTGACCTCTTGAACTGCATCTATTGGAGAACAAGGTAAAGCTACAGATTTCATAATCTCAATATCAGGAATATCATCTCCCATATAGAGAATTTCTTTTTTAGTTATATTTAAAATTTTACAATATTCATCTAAATATTTTTTTTTATTATCTACTCCTTGATAAATATAAGGAATATTTAAACTTCTTAAACGTCTAAAAACCATTAAATCTGATCCCCTTGTTATGATGCATAAATTATATCCTTTTTTTCTTGCCAATTGCATTGCATATCCATCTTTAACAAACATTTGCCTAACCATATTCCCATCTGGAAATAAATTTAAAGTACAGTTTGTCAATACTCCATCAACGTCAAATATGAAAGTATTAATCTTATTCATTATACTTATATAACTCTCCATTATATTCCATTAAACATAATAAAAACAACCGATCATTGTTTATTATTACTTCGCAATAAACAACTTAAAATAAAATTATAAACTCAACAACATATAAATTTAAATATCTTCAAAATTAATATTTGTAAAATTTTTTATATCCGATGTTTTTTTTTGTTGTCCATCCTTAATTTCTTGATTATATGTAGTATGATTTTTAAAATCTTTTTGATGACGTTCTGAAATAACCTCTCTTCCTTTTTCATTAATAATAAATCGAATCATATCATCAAGTATACTTTGAAATTTTGAAAAATCTTCTTTGTATAAATAAATTTTATGTTTTTTATAAGTTATTTCTCCTGTTTCAGAAAAATTTTTTTTACTTTCAGTTATAGTCAAATAATAATCACCAGCTCTTGTTTCTCTTGCATCGAAAAAATAAGTTCGACTACCAGTTTTTAGAGTTCGTGAACAAATTTCATTTCTTTCTTTTATATTTTCTTTTTCGTCCATTTCAAAAATATTATAATCCTAATTCAGCAAATCTAAATAAAAAAAATGGTCCATACTATTTTTTTATTACAATTATTCAAAATTAATTTTATAAAGAAATATTATAATTTTTTATTTTTGATATTTTTCCATTTTTTAACACAATAAACAAATCAAAATCAGAAATATAAGAAGTATCATGAGTTATAATAATAATAGTACTATATTTCATTTCCTCTTTAATATAATGAATAATTAATTTCCTAGTTTTTTGATCTATAGCAGAAAAACTATCATCAAATATAAGAATTTTTGGATTTCTTATGATAGCTCTAGCTATACATATTCTTTGTTTTTGCCCTCCAGATAAAGTAACTCCTCTTTCCCCTATAATTGTTTCATATCCATTTTTAAAATTTAAAATATCATTTTCTATCATAGCAATCTTAGCAGCATCATATACTTTACATGGAGTAACTTTATTCAGACTTCCTAAAGCTATATTATTATAAATAGAATCTGAAAAAAGAAAAGACTCTTGAGGGACATAACCAATGCTTTTCCTTAAATCATATAAATTATGATCTCTTAAAGATAAATTATCTATTAAAATCTCTCCTTGATTCGGATCATATAAACGGGATATTAATCTACCTATAGTTGTTTTTCCTGATCCTGTTTCTCCTGTCAAAATTAAAGTTTTTCCTTTTATTAAAGTAAATGATATTTTACTAATTGTATGATTTAGATTTTCTTGTTTTATATTATTTTTATGATTATTCTGACAATAGAAAAAACTCACATTTTTAAATTTAACTGTTCCAAAAATTTTTGTATTTATCAAATTATTATTCAATATTTTAGGTTTCTCTTTCAAAAATTCACTAATACGAATTTGCGAAACTTTAGCTCTTTCTAAAATAGAAACCACCCATCCTAATATAATAAAAGGAAAAATTAAAACATTTATATATGTAAAAAATTCAGCAATAGTTCCAATTTCTTTTATTTCTCCTTTAAAATATTTTTGACTTCCGAAAAAAAGAATTAATAAATGACAAGTTCCTATGAAAAATATAATAATAGAAGATAATATAGTATCAATTCTAGCTAATTCTATATTTTTTTTATGATATTTTAATATAATTTTCCTATGTTTTTCTTGAAAAAAAGATTCTGATACAAATGATTTAATAATATGAATTCCTGAAAAAGTTTCTTGTACAAAAGAACATATAATAGACTGAAAATTTTGAACTTCTTCACTTTTATTAGTAATAAAAACGCTAATATAATAAATAGAAATAAAAAGAATAGGAATGGGTAAAATAACATAAAAAGTCAGTATTTTATTAATACGTAACATTTGCATAAAAACCATAAAAAAAAGAACTATAAGATTCAAAAAATACATTATTCCAGGACCTATATACTGTCTTATAAAAGAAACGTCTTCTGTAAGACGGTTCATCAAATCTCCTGTAGAATTATTTTTATAAAAAGACAAACTTAATTTTTGATAATGTGAAAAAATTTCATTTTTTATATCAAATTCTATCATTCTAGACGTAATAATTATACATTGTCGCATATGATATTTTACAAATCCACCTATAATTGGAACTATCAATATAATACCGGTATAAATACAAATATCTCTTTTTAAAGAAAAAGAATTTGATGTATTTGAAAAGTTCGTAAATAGATTTTTTATGGTATTAACAGATTTACCTATATAAGGAATAGGAAGTAGAGTTAAAATATTTGATACTAAAATTAATAAAAATCCTATACACAAACGTAATTTGTACTTTTGACAATATCTTTTGCTAAAAGCAAATAAATCACCCATATAACACACAAAAATACAAACTTTTTAAGTTTAATTTTTTATTTATATAATTGTACGAAAAATTTTGTCGTGCATAAAAAATCAACATTATTATAACACAAAATGTCAATAAGACGACACTTTAGAATAAGAAGTTTACAATTTTTATATGCTCAACATTTATCGAAGATGGATTCAAATAAAGTTGAAGAAAATATGCTTAAAAATATTGAAACATTGCATATTCTATATATCTTTTTTCTAAATTTAATTTTAAAAATTAGAGAAAATGCTATAAAAAATAATAATAATAAAACAGACATAATACAAAAGTTTGCATGTAATTCAGTAATAAAAATACTATCTAAAAATAAATATTTAATAGAGGAATATCGTTCTACAAAAAATTCTGGAAAAATTTTATGGAATCAACAGGACGAATATATTTTTATTTTATTACAAGAAATGCAAAAATCAAACTTTTTCAGTAAATTTTATAAAAAAGACTGTTCTTCTTTTGAAGAGGAAAAAAGATTTCTAATAAAATATTATAAAAATTTTATTATTCCAAATAAAAAATTAATAGAATATATAGAAGATTTATATTATTTTAATGGAGAAGAAGATTTATACTTAGCTCATAATATGGTATGCAAAACTTTACGATTTATTAATCATTCCACTCCTCATAATTTTAAATTATATAATATTTACAAAAATAATGAAAATAAAAAATTTGTCATCAATTTATATCGAAATACAATTTTTCATAAAGAAGAATTCAATAACTTAATTAATGATACATCAAATAATTGGGATATAAAAAGAATAGCAATTATAGATTTAATTATATTGCAAATGGCTATTTGCGAATTTTTATATTTTCCAAATATCCCTCCTAAAGCAACTATGAATGAATATATTGAAATTACAAAAATTTTTTGTATGGAAAAAAGTAAAATTTTTATTAATGGTATATTAGATCAAATATTTAAATTTTTATACAAAAAAAATAAAATATTCAAAATAGGAAAAGGACTTATGTAAGTATATTAAAATATTATATTTTATGTTTTTTTCATTACAACAAAATTCTATTGCAAGCACTATTTGGATGTTTGTATTGATTTTCATTATATTTTATTTTTTTATGATCCGTCCTCAAATAAAAAAACAAAAAATTGAAAAAAAGTTTCAAGAAAATTTACAAATAGGAAATTATATAGTAACAAATTCAGGAATGCATGGTAAAATTATAGATATTACAGATCATTTTTGTATACTAGAAACTATTACAGGAAAAGTAAAACTTGAAAAAAATACAATTTCAAAAGAATTAACTCAATTACGTTATAATAATAGTAACAATAATAATATTATAAATTATGATAAAAAAAATAAAGAATAGGAAAATAAAATTGATAGGAATAACGGGAAAAATGGGATCTGGAAAAAGTTTATTTTCTTCTTTCTTTAAAAAAAAAGGAATTCCGGTTTATTATTCAGATAAAAGAGGGAAAGTATTGATGAATAAAATAGAAATCATAAAACAAAACATTATAAAATATTTTGGAAAAAATTCTTATCAAAAAAATAAAATAAATAAAACTCATCTATCTAAAATTGTATTTCAAAATTCTATGGCATTAAAATTATTATGTCATATTGTACATCCATGGATGTTACTTGATTTTAAACAGTGGATGTCTTCTATAATAAAAAAAAAACTATTTATGTAATAAAGGAATCGGCTATATTATTTGAAAGTAAAAATTATAAAGAATGTGATTTCATTATAAGTATAATTTCAAAAAAAATAAATATGATCGAAAGAATAATAAAAAGAGATAATTTAAATGAAAATCAAATTATAGATCGTTTAAAAAATCAAATATCTAATAAAAAAAGAAAAAAAAAATCAAATTTTATAATTCAAAATGATTTATCCACATACCATTTACAACAAGAAGCAGATAGAATACATCAACTATTAAAAACATTAATTATAACATAACATGGAAAAAAGAGAGAAAAAAACTAGAAAAGGCAAAATATGAAATAAAACCTATTGAACCCTACGTAAAAATCCTATTATAAATGATAAAAAAAATAATTAACTCAAGGCTATTCATCTTTTTTTCCAGTTAAAAAAGATAAAAAATATATTAATTGAGCCAAACTTCCCAAAGCAGAAATAACGTAAGTCATTGCCGCCCAGTTTAGTGATTCTTTTGCTTTATGATATTCTTGATAATTTACCACATTTTTATTTCGTAACCAAGTTAACGCTCTATTACTTGCGTCAAATTCTATGGGTAATGTGAGAAAAGAAAAAATTACAACTAAAAAAAATAATCCTATCCCAAATTTTAGAATTAAAGAATCTTTTCCTCCTGAACTATAAAAAATAGTTAATCCAGACATAATTGCTATATTAATAAATTTCGAACTAAAATTTAGAATAGGAACTAAATGATTTCGTAATTTTAATAGATTATAACCTAATCTATGTTGCAATGCATGACCACACTCATGAGCGGCCACTGCAACTGAAGCTGCCGTTCTATCGTTATAAACTTTTTCACTTAAATTAATTGTTTTATTTATAGGATTATAATGATCAGTCAATTCTCCTTCAACAGAAAGAACATTAACATCATATATACCATGGTCTGTTAACATTTTTTCTGCTATTTCTTTTCCACTCATATGTGAATGTAAATAAAGTTTAGAATAAATTCTAAACTTATTTTTTAATATTGCATTAACAATAACACTAACTAAAAAAATAGTTCCTACAATGAAATAGTAATTCATAAAAATCTTTTTTTTTGAACAAAAATATTAATTTATCAATTAAAATGAAAATATATATAAATTAGCTTATATGTCAAACTTTTGACTATGAATATACCAAGAGTAAACAGTCTAAAAAGAGTCGTTATTATTGGTGCTGGATTTGCCGGATTACAAGTAGCAAAAAAATTAAGAAGAGACAAATTTCAAGTGGTTCTTATAGATAAAAATAATTATCATACTTTCCAACCTTTATTATATCAAGTGGCTACAGCAGGTTTAGAACCAGATTCAATAGCACATTCTATTAGAAATATTATTAAAAAAACAAAAAATTTTTTTTTCAGATTAGCTATCGTTCATTATATCAATACAAAAAAACAAAAAATATACACAAATGTAGGATATATATCCTATGACTATTTAGTTATAGCTACAGGATCTGTTACTAATTATTTTGGAAATAAAAATATCGAGTCTTTTGCTTTACCTATGAAATCTATTCCAGAAGCTTTAAATTTAAGAAGTCTAATTTTACAAGATTTTGAATCTGCTTTATTAACAAAAAATGAAAAGGAAAAAGAAAGACTTATGACTTTTGTCATTGTAGGAGGAGGGCCAACGGGAGTTGAATTAGCTGGAGCTTTAGCTGAAATGAAAAAATATGTATTACCACATGATTATCCAGATTTAGATATACAATATATGAATATTCATTTATTACAAGCTACTTCTAGATTATTGGATGGAATGTCTGAACAATCAGCTAAACAAGCTTATAAAAATTTGAAAGAATTAGGTGTTATAATTTGGTTGAATTGTTTAGTGAAAGATTATAATGGGGAAATAGTTTTTATGGAAAAAAATAAAAAGATAGAATCTTCTAACGTGATATGGGCGGCAGGAGTAAAAGGTTCTATTATAAAGGGATTTTTAAAAGAAGATATAGAGGGTAATAGAATTTTAGTAGATAATAATCTTAAAACTATTAGATATAAAAATATTTTTGCGATTGGTGATGTCGCTTCTATGAAGAAAAACAAACATTATCCTAATGGTCATCCTATGATAGCTCAACCTGCTATACAACAAGGTAATTATTTAGCTAAAAATTTGAATTGTTTTTTAGATTATTCAAATATAAAACCTTTTGTTTATAAAAATTTAGGTTCTATGGCTACCATTGGGAGAAATAAAGCAGTATGTGATTTTCCCTATTTAAAATTAAAAGGTTTTTTAGCATGGATTGTTTGGATGTTTGTTCATTTAGTCAATTTAGTAGGGTTCAGAAATCGAGCAATAGCTTTAACAAATTGGATAATTCAATATTTTCATTATAATAAAAGTGTACGTCTAATTATAAGGCCATTTCATAGAAAAAAAAAAATTATTTAAAAATAAGTTGAGAAAGAATATTTTTCATTTTATTTTCTGTTTCTATATACTCTTGATCTATGTTGCTATCTATGGTAATTCCACTCCCTGCATATAAAGTTATTTCTTTTTTATCTTCTTTAATTCTTAGACATCTTAAATTAAGATATAACTCCATCTTTTTTTTATTAACTATTCCAATATATCCTGTATAAAAATTTCTTTGATATCCTTCATTTTTATGAATAAAATCTAAAGATTCTTTTTTTGGAAAACCACATATAGAAGGAGTTGGGTGTAAGCGATTTAATATTTCATAATAATCAGGTCCCTCATAAAAAGAAAAAAAAATTGAAGTTTCTAAATGTTTTAAATGTCCTATTTTTATAATTTTAGTTTTTTTTATAAAAAAAGTACCTTTATCTTTATATGATTTTAATAAGTCAAGAATATATTTTATTACAATTTTATGTTCTTTTATTTCTTTTTTTTTCCAATTATTAGATCCCCAAATAGTTCCTGCTAAAGCTGAAATTTTCAATTTTTTATTATGACATTTCATTAAAAGTTCTGGAGTACACCCTATCCAAAATCCATGATGTAAATCGTACCAAAGATTAATAAAAGCATTTGGATAAGAATAAATTAATTTTATAAATGTGTTTTTGAAATCAAAATTTCGAAAAGGAATTTTTATAGATCTGGATAAAACCGCTTTTTTAAAAAATCCTTTTTTTATATTTTCAATAGCTTTTTTTATTAAATTTTTATATTCGAAAGAATACGTTAAAAAGGAAGAATTTTTTTCATAAAATATAGGATATTTATTTTTTTTTCTCTGAAATTCTTGTATATACACATAATAAATTTTTTTTGGATATATTTTTACGGTATAATCGTGATTAAAGTTTTTTATTAAAAATAATTCTTCCCCAACAGAATGATGGTGTGAATAAAAAAATACTTTTTTATCATAAGGTTTTTTAAAAATAACAAAATTATTGTGTTTAGAATAATTTTTTATAATTTTTTTATATAAAGAATAAGGACTAATTTTTTCTATTAACATATTTATTTTTTAGGAATTATAATATTAGTTAGTTTACAAAAACTAATAATATTTTTTTTTTCATCGTAAACATGAACTTGAATAAAATGTAAAGTATTTCCTTTATGAACAATTTGAGCTTTGGCCAATAAAATTCCTTTTTTTATGGATCTAACGTGATTTGCAGAAATTTCAATACTAAAAATATTTTTTCTTTCATTTTTAATATTTATAAAAGAAATAGAACTTCCAACACTTTCAGCTAAAATCATAGTAGCTCCTCCATGTAGATAACCAAAAGGTTGACAAACCTTATGATTTATGGGCATTTTCGCTATCAACGTGTCCAATTTTTTGGATAAAAAAATAAATTGAATTTGCATTATGTTTATCAATGTGTTTTTTTTTAAATCATTTAATTCATTTAATAATTTTTGAATTATTTTCATCATAACAAAAAAATAAACAATACAAAATATGGATTAATTTACATTACATTATATTATTTTATATGTATTTTTTAAAAAAACATATTTTAAATTAGTAAATATGGAAATAAAAAAACAAGATGATAAAGATCTTATTCCATTAATAGGAATGAAAAATAAAATTGTTGGATTTGATAAAAAAGAAAAAATTCATATAGAAGGATTATTACATAGCGCTGTTTCTGTTTTTATTTTTAATTTAGAAAACGATTTAATGTTGCAAAGAAGATCTTCAAAAAAATATCATTCTTCTTCACTTTGGACAAATACTTGTTGCAGTCATCCTAGAAAAAATGAATCCATTTTAAATGCAGCACATCGTTGTTTGATAGAAGAAATGGGTTTTGATTGTTTTTTAGAAAAAAAATTTAGCTTTACTTATCATGAATTTTTAAGTAATGGATTAATAGAAAATGAATTAGATCATGTTTTTGTCGGATCTTACGAAGAATCTCCAATTATAAATTTTAAAGAAGTGGATAATTGGAAATGGATTTCATTAAATGAATTAATTGAAAATATTCATGATTGTCCAAATTCCTATACCATTTGGTTACAAATTATTATTAAAAATTATTTAAATCAATTAAAATGTATTAAAGTATGATAGCTACTATAAGTAGAAAAGGATATTTTAGTGCGGCACATAGACTTTACAATAATAATTGGGATTATAAAAAAAATATTGAGACATTTGGGAAATGTGCTCATTTAAATTATCATGGACATAATTACAAATATATTGTAAGTATTACAGGAGAGATAGATCCGGAAACGGGATTTATTTTTAATTTACAAAAATTGAAATATATTCTTTATGATGAAATAGAAAAGCTTTTTGATCACAAAAATATTAATTTAGATATTAAAGAATTTTCATCTATAAACCCTACTATAGAAAATATAGTGATTTTTATGTGGAGTAAAATAAAAAAAAAAATATCTTCTAACTTAGATTTAAAAATAACTTTGTACGAAACGGAAAATAATTTTGTTGAATATGATGGAAAATAAAAAAAAAAATTTTATTAAAAAGACTATTTTATATGATAATCATATCCGTTTAGGAGCAAAAATGATTAACTATTCTGGATTTTACATGCCCCTTCAATATACTTCTTCTTTAATGGAGCATATGTATGTTAGAAATTATGCTGGAATTTTTGATATTAGTCATATGGGGAAATTTATTTTAAAAGGTAGAAAATCTGAAGATTTAATTCAATATCTAACTACAAATGATCTCTCTAAAATAACAATTGGACAAGCTCAATATACTTGTTTAATTAACAATAAAGGAGGAATTATAGATGATTTAGTTATTTATAAAATTTCGGAAAACAATTTTT
Coding sequences:
- a CDS encoding hotdog fold thioesterase: MMKIIQKLLNELNDLKKNTLINIMQIQFIFLSKKLDTLIAKMPINHKVCQPFGYLHGGATMILAESVGSSISFINIKNERKNIFSIEISANHVRSIKKGILLAKAQIVHKGNTLHFIQVHVYDEKKNIISFCKLTNIIIPKK
- the idi gene encoding isopentenyl-diphosphate Delta-isomerase — encoded protein: MEIKKQDDKDLIPLIGMKNKIVGFDKKEKIHIEGLLHSAVSVFIFNLENDLMLQRRSSKKYHSSSLWTNTCCSHPRKNESILNAAHRCLIEEMGFDCFLEKKFSFTYHEFLSNGLIENELDHVFVGSYEESPIINFKEVDNWKWISLNELIENIHDCPNSYTIWLQIIIKNYLNQLKCIKV
- a CDS encoding 6-pyruvoyl trahydropterin synthase family protein, whose protein sequence is MIATISRKGYFSAAHRLYNNNWDYKKNIETFGKCAHLNYHGHNYKYIVSITGEIDPETGFIFNLQKLKYILYDEIEKLFDHKNINLDIKEFSSINPTIENIVIFMWSKIKKKISSNLDLKITLYETENNFVEYDGK